Proteins from a single region of Hordeum vulgare subsp. vulgare chromosome 6H, MorexV3_pseudomolecules_assembly, whole genome shotgun sequence:
- the LOC123406077 gene encoding uncharacterized protein LOC123406077 — MEGEKRAAAVAAMCMLLLLTLAKPSHQQLSDAVCECYRQCYAGCKAITLPRVCKVECAGGCGGANGNNKVGSCMIACGMDPVCGLSTAAIDRAGAVACNNECEKRWGGHGHAN; from the exons aTGGAGGGGGAAAAAAGAGCGGCTGCTGTTGCCGCCATgtgcatgctcctcctcctcacgcTGGCAAAGCCATCCCACCAGCAGCTATCCGATGCCGTCTGCGAGTGCTACCGGCAGTGCTACGCCGGGTGCAAGGCCATCACCTTGCCGCGAGTCTGCAAGGTCGAGTGCGCCGGTGGCTGCGGTGGAGCTAACGGCAACAACAAGGTTGGATCCTGCATGATCGCCTGCGGCATGGACCCCGTTTGCGGCCTGTCAACGGCCGCCATCG ATCGAGCTGGCGCTGTGGCTTGTAACAATGAGTGCGAAAAGAGGTGGGGTGGCCATGGTCACGCCAACTAA